TccatataataaataaaattaacTAACTGCAACTAGGTAAAAACAAACTATATAATACTGCATGGATGTTTCCTGTTACGGTAATTACCGCCTTGTATAGGCTAAGATCCAAGTAATAACCTCTGTCGATCTGGAGATCTGGTGTAGGTTGGACGATCAAGGGGCCGGTTCGTACATGACATGCGTAACGCCTGTTGTTAAGATTGGAAGTCACACCAGCCTCGAGACTTGCTGGACCCAGCTAGCAAAAAACCGCGGTACCCGCCATCGAACGCGACCAGCTGGTTCGTGTTGATAAGTGCGATTGTTCGTGTTTCATGTGTACAAACCGAGTTTTGAATGTCGTTTGTAAAACAACTGGCATTGTGTGAATGCTACTGAGATCATTGTAGAGTAGAGGCGCTCGAAGCAGTGGGATCCACTCCCGAGAAAAAGCCGGAGCTGTTTACTGCGTTTCTGCTGCACGTTGACACCGtcaagcagcagcagcagcagcagcagcaacaacagcaacaaaagCAACAGCAGGGGTCTGATCTTTGTCAGTCGAGATAGCGCATGGTCACAAACCATATCACAAGTGTcctcgctgctgctgatgctgctgctggtgataatCGTGTCAGCCACGTGTGGGCCATTTGGCCTGTCAATCCATCAATCAAGCAAGCAAGTCAGCAGACCGATAGACAAGCAGGCTGGCATGCTGGAGCCAAGCCGAAAAGCGAAgaattcaggggtaactgATCGCGTCAAATTAGTCAATAGATACACAGATAAAACGAGCGACAGCCGATAGACATATGTGCGTGTCAGTGTTTGTCCTAGGAGAGATATGAATGCCACTAGAACACACCCGGAAACGGAATGACAACCACACCCCCCTCAGCCCAACTGAGAAATACGTTGAAGACGCTGGATCCAGCTAACCCTGCAGCACTGGCGCAGATAGCCAGATCTAAGTTAGAGTTCTGATAAAGCCAGCCTGCATACAACCCGGAGTGTTGCCAGGGGGTGGaggactgcctccggcggctggggctccgccccagaccctggttgctcctgcttcgcaggagatggtgGCCGGTGCCGGGGgcgcaacgactcgagcgcagcgagaggagcaaccagggtctggggcggagccccagccgccggaggcagtcaccACTGCCAGATCGGTCGGGTGGGCCTCGATGCATGATTCAACGAACAATAGAACTTGTTCTGTGCACATCGGGCCAGATGACCAGGCTATAGATCTGGCGGTGTTATAGGTCAGCGGTGGTGATCGGGTCAGGTGGTGATGGGTCGATGTAATAGCGACATGCAATAGCCACCGATCGGTAAATTAACAAGAGACCAATGGCctgccaacaacaaccaccggcagcagcagaactACCATCAGAGCCATCAGCGTCAGcagcgtcagcagcagcagcagcatcagaaTCAAAGCAGCATTGATCTCAGGAGCGACCAGCCACGggctaataataaacaaagtTAATGGACACATCTCGCCAGATGCGTCACCAGGAGGTTGAAGAAAGTTTGAAGGTGTAAACCTGAACTTGACATGAACCATAACTCGAACCGcaaagaatcagaatcttAACTATACCTCCTGATCCAGTGTCTGCCAGCCGGTCTGTATGTGGGTATATTCAGGGTTCATTCACAAGGTTTGATTGTTAGCAGACTAGCGCCTGTAATCTCCCAAGATCATCGACGTGAATCTGCTTAATCCGGCAGGATCAGTCGTTAATCTTGTTTTATTAGTCCCAAGCTAAATAGCTAAATAAAGGTTTAGTTAGTAAccttttttatttttaaactGGAaagccattttttttcttgtctcTGTACTCGAGATCTGAGACTTGtcaaacaagaaaacaagacaGCCGAacccctttttttttcttttaaaaaaagattTTTGTTGACTAAAGACCCTATCTTGTCTCCTGGACTGACAGGTGTGATTCAGTAACGATTCCGGCTGCTGGTAGCAGCCTCGGCAGGCCAAGCTCCGACCGCCAAAATGGCAGGCCCCGTCCGAATACCGAGAGTGGCCTAGCAAACATTGCCTTGCCATATCATATGCGACAATCGGCGTGGGTTTGACATAATCTGGAAATGAGTCAAAACCCTAAGGAAAAACAAATTCCTctccaaaaaagaaacggCTGGCTtggggggcctgcctccggcggctggggctctgccccagaccccgctgctcctctcgctacgctcgagtcgggcgtcggcGGGCCAGTCAGGCTGAAAATATAGACCCCAGCGGCCGGGGGACCCatacgcccgactcgagcgtagcgagaggagcaaccagggtctggggcggagccccagccgccggaggcacaccctccCTGCCAGCAATGTCTGAACGCTTGGACCATTACAGTTGTGACAGCTGGCGTGGTTTTAAAGTTAGGCTTTTGGCCCCGGGACATGCctctggcagctggggctccgccccaagaccctggttgctcctgcttcgcaggaggttgGGCCAGAGCCGTTTTGGCGGCACATGCTAGCTGAAGCCCGGCCCCGGCCGGCTCAGGGGACCATGCCAGCACAAACACGTCGACGTACATATGTAGTGTGGGCATCCATTCATGTGCTGCACCCCTCGGTGATAGGTGTGGTGCTGAGACAATCGCTCTTACAATAGCCattaattaaattaattgTTTGGGACTGCATATAACAAGGATTTTTTCATGCTGTAGCTGGTTTGCTGACCTATTGCAGTAAATGTACGTACATGCTatgccatgccatgccTATGCCTCACAATCAAAAAAGATGAcctgatgatgaaaatggtTGCTGGCATTTATGATAGtttgttttatttgctGGGCATACAGTGACCATAGCCGGTAGTGTGTCGTTAGCCCAACTAGGAATCTGCCAATCGCCCATCCGGTAATTAATAGCCAATCGTACCCCCAGTAATAAACCTGCTAATCACCCcagttaataaatagtcaTAACTGTAGCACCTAGCTACAGCAGTTAATAGCTATACTAGGTGCTACAGCAGTTAATAGCTATAACAGTTGATAGCTATAGCTCAGCAGGTGCAGTAAATAGCTTAGTAGATAATAGCTTAGTAGATAATAGCTTAGCAGTAATAGCTTAGCTGTTAATAAACTAGTAACAATAGAGCATAGTACATTATCCCTGTTGACTATCACATCGGCCCATCTGACAGTAAATGAACTATGAAGGGGACTGAAGCACACATGAACAAAAGATCTATTGCACTGACTGGACTAATAATGAACAAAAACCAGGGAACaaatttaataaaaaaaattatagaaaaaattaataaaaagagcaaatagaaaaaacaaaaaaaaataaaagacaTGAATGTAACAGCAAGAAAGGAGAGAGACAAGACAAACTggaatataataattaattcaTGGGAAAATATGTCTGGCgcatataatataataatatatataaaatattttccCTGTAAACCCCCCTCCACATAGGCGGCGGCGAAGATCTAAACCGATTGTCGAGAGGTTCTGACAGACGTATGTCTATCATCCCCAACTAATTTAGACTGACATTCTGGAAACCCTGGCATGCCAAGCTCCTGTCCTATCTGAGTAATTTCAGCCGCCATCCAATGTACCAAGAAGCCCCTGTTATGTTCATTATTCATTAAAACTGTCAGAAATTACAGCACGTTCCTGTGAGCTATATACAATAACGGTATAAATCTATGTGTGAAGGGACATGGGTCTTTAGGTCGGTCTTCTGatcttttattatttttatttattttattatagGTTAAAGAATTTTGATGAGTTGGGCCCGGCTCTGACTGACTGAAGGGGTCTCTGTCTGTACTTCGggttctgcttctgcttctgcttctgcttcggCCTCTTTGTGCTAGAACGGTAACGGAACATGCGAATTAATACGGATAATCGTTTAAAAATTCCGCACTGATTTACACAGGTAGCCATTTTAAACGGGAATAATATGCCTGTCAGGCTGGTTGGCAGGCAGCCAGCGCCAGAAGCACGGCGGTTTAAGCCCAGTCGGGCTGATGAAGCCCAAACGCCAGCTGTAAATAGAACGTCGTACAGTTTTCAACGTTAGTTTAAGCCCGAACAAGCTAGTGAGCCAGGCCGGTTCCGGTTGGGCAGCACACAGATTCACGCAGATTCAGCCTGACCGCCACTACCAGGCGGGTTAGGCGGGGGATGGCCCCGAACCTAGCCTGGATTCTGGTTGGCAGATCTGTCTCATTTCACGTTAAATGAAGAACAAGCCCTTATCGCACTGGGATAGCCGCTACCCCACCTGCCATATTCACTGCACTGGCGGCTGCTGTTCGGGCTGGCCCGCTCCATTGCCCCGGGGGgtgggttctgcctccggcggctggggctccgccccagaccccgtggctcctctcgctccgctcgagtcggttcctcaacggtcccagccaactcctgcgaagcaggagctacggggtctggggcagcgccccagccgccggaggcacacaccccccaccaccaggaCCCTGGCCGGGCGCTGGGGCAGCACCCTAGCCGCTGGAGCCACATCACCCGCCCCACCATCGGCCTGCCCCTTGGACGTTTTCTGACAGAGATCCTGCCCCCCCTGGCCTGCCACCTCGTCGCTCCGCCAGTGGAGGGGGAGCAGGCTGGATCATGGCTGACTGCAGGACAAAACAAGATAATATCGACGCTCGTAAAACAAACGCATGCGCAAAAAGAAATGCATGATACCCCTTTATATGTAAAAAAGCAAAGCGCAAAAAGCAATTAGTGCATGAGAAAAGGAGTCGGCAGGTCGCGTTTTAAAGCCTAAAATGCATGCGACTACTAGGTaccaagaaagaagaaaaaaccCACCCTGCGATTGATTTAAATGGTAATATATGGTGGTAATGCAAATCCATTATTTAAATAAAGATCCATTCCCCGGATATCTATTTTGCAACCAGTGtcttttttctatttcaCTTGCAACACTGTTTGCTTGTTCTATTTGTCTATCGTCAGTTTGGAACAACaatcttattttttaaattaAGCTATAGATTAGCTTTGATTCATTCTATCCTTAAATCTGTACATTTCATCTCTCTCTGTGGTTCTTATTTTCTATCCGCCGGTCGGTCATTAAAATTAGTTTtgcaaagaaaaagattatTTGCTGGAGACGTATTTACGAGTATCTCCGGTTTATCGTTTTCATTGAGTTCTATTATCTCTTGTCTATCAATATCATATCATCCATTAGCTGGTAATTTGTTTTGGTACTGGTTGTGATTGATCTTGTATTTCCCGTATTTGTCCGGTCTTGTTTTCATCTCATCTTGCTTAAATcactagcagcagactGGCAGCTCGTGTGTTCCATCTTAATATTCGCTAATAACCTTGTTGATCTGTCTATTGGTACTATATCAATAGCTCTAGATCCACTATCTACACACTCACACTAATCATCCCAACACATTACTTTCCTAAACATATTCACAATGACAGACAAACAGGCTTTGGACGTCTTTATTAGACAGCCCGTCAACCAGTCGATGATCAACTATCTGGCCTCGACTACTTTAACAGTGATCAAATGCGACCCTCCTACTCCCACCTCGATGCCCATTTCCCCACCTCCCTCGCCTGGCTCGGGTTCTAATGTCCCTCTGCCAACACTCAACTCATTCATCACTACCCTGGTTCAAAAGTCTAATGTCCAGACTCCTACTCTGATGACCACACTCGTTTACTTGGCACGTCTGCGCCAGAAACTGCCTTCTATGGCCAAGGGAATGGCATGTACCTGCCACCGAATCTTCTTAGCATGTCTAATTATGGCTGCTAAGAATCTGAATGATTCGTCTCCCAAGAACAAGTACTGGGCCAAGTACACTCTTGGACTGTTTAACATTGCAGAGGTGAATCTCATGGAGAAGCAACTTCTGTATCTGCTGGACTGGGATCTTAGAGTACGTTCTTCGGATTTGTACACCCATTTCGCACCCTTTCTGCGACCTATTAAGGACAATCTCAAGCAAAAGATGGCCTTGCAACATGCCCAGCAAGCTGCTCATCACCATGTGgctcaccatcaccaccactcTCACCAGTCACAAATGCATGTTGCTCCCAGCTACTCGCCATATTATGAGACACCATCGAACCCATACAACAATGTGTCATCATCTCATCACGCATACAACACACCACCAGTGAGTCCGTACCGACGAATGCCCACCAGCTCATCGAGCTCGTCGGTTTCATCTGCCTCGTCGGCCGCTCACATgtaccaacaccaccaatcGCATGCACAATACTACCAAGCAGTGCCTCCACTGTCGacatcgtcatcagcatcttcgCTATCCACCACATCGTCTTCATATTCAGCTGGCtcgtcatcaccatcgCCCATTCTGTCGATGCCCAGCCCAACCACCATGGGCGTTGGCTACGCCCTGTCGCCTTCCGACTACACTCGCTCATTAACTGCATCCAAGAAACCTGCTCCTCGACTCGGCGGTTCCACAAAGAACAGGCTACGATTCTGGTCGCGGTCCAACCAAGGCAACGACTACTACTCGTACATGGACGACAGCGTCCGTGCTGTATAACTGCCCATTTTCTTCCCTTGCATTTATTTAACGACCTTGTGACGACGATATTTAGACCCTTTGcattaataatattctccCTTAACGACGTATATTTGctgtggtggtgctgcctccggcggctggggatccgccccagaccctggttgtcctcgcttcgcgagccgCGGGGGGTCGCccgaagcccgactcgagcgtagcgagaggagctacggggtctggggcagagccccagccgccggaggcagttaGGGATCGCGGATTATAACTTGCCAGCGGCACGGCCCATGAGCCCGATGACGGCTTCGATGTTTTGGGCTTTTTGGGCGCAGCAGGGCACGATTTGGACGTCGAGGGTGCCGGGTGTCGAGTCTTGGAGAAGTGGGTGGGAAGAGAGGGTGTTGACTTTGTCGCGGAGCTGTGAGTATCGCAGTTCGGAGTCTGGTACGTCGGCTTTGGTGGcgatgacgaggatgcTTTTGTTTTGGAGTCGCTTAGAGCCCATTTCGGTGAGCAGGATTTCAAGGTCTGCTGACGGGTCGGGTCGGTCGAGAGCAACAACGAAAACAAGTCCTCCAGACCGCTCGACGTGACGTAGAAAGTCCAGTCCCATACCTTTATTATCACTGGCTCCCTGGATGATTCCTGGAATATCGGCTACTGTAAATGACGGTTTAGAAATTCCAAGTGAAATGGTGCCGATAGTGGGGTTTAAAGTGGTGAATTCCCAGTGTCCGACTCGTGGTCGAGCTTGAGAAATAGCTCTTAGAAGTGTTGATTTGCCGGCGTTTGGTAAACCCACAAGACCCAGATCAGCGAGAAGTTTCAGTTCAAACAGAAAATATTCTTCAATTCCATATCGAGCTTTCTTTGCAAACTTCGGATTACGGATTTCCAGGGTCTGGAAATGCATGTTACCCATGCCGCCAGAACCACCTGCTAGGAGTCGAACAGGGTCAGCTGCTTTGTCGAGGTCGATTCCGTTGACTGGAATCCGGTCACATTCTAACTCTTTACGTCTGGTGAGAAgatcaaaaaatttcactttAGAATTGAGTTTCTGGAAATAGTCTCGCGACTCGTAGTATTCATCTTCCCGTTCTTTGAAAATCCATCCTTCACCGTCGGCATAGTGTTCTCGATGCAGCTGAATAAACCTTTCCCGCTCAGCCGAATAATAATCCTCAAACATATCCACATCTACAAAAAGATCCTGACGGGGCAGTTTAGAGGTTATAGTGGTGAGTCCTAATGCTTCTCGCTCTGCTAACCTC
The Sugiyamaella lignohabitans strain CBS 10342 chromosome A, complete sequence genome window above contains:
- the PCL1 gene encoding Pcl1p (Cyclin, interacts with cyclin-dependent kinase Pho85p; member of the Pcl1,2-like subfamily, involved in the regulation of polarized growth and morphogenesis and progression through the cell cycle; is ubiquitinated by Dma1p; phosphorylation by Pho85p targets it for degradation; localizes to sites of polarized cell growth; GO_component: GO:0000307 - cyclin-dependent protein kinase holoenzyme complex [Evidence IPI] [PMID 7973730]; GO_component: GO:0005737 - cytoplasm [Evidence IEA,IEA]; GO_component: GO:0000131 - incipient cellular bud site [Evidence IDA] [PMID 14688790]; GO_component: GO:0005634 - nucleus [Evidence IEA,IEA]; GO_component: GO:0005634 - nucleus [Evidence IDA] [PMID 14688790]; GO_function: GO:0016538 - cyclin-dependent protein serine/threonine kinase regulator activity [Evidence IDA] [PMID 7973730]; GO_function: GO:0019901 - protein kinase binding [Evidence IEA]; GO_process: GO:0007049 - cell cycle [Evidence IEA]; GO_process: GO:0051301 - cell division [Evidence IEA]; GO_process: GO:0016239 - positive regulation of macroautophagy [Evidence IMP] [PMID 20417603]; GO_process: GO:0051726 - regulation of cell cycle [Evidence IEA]; GO_process: GO:0000079 - regulation of cyclin-dependent protein serine/threonine kinase activity [Evidence IEA]; GO_process: GO:0000079 - regulation of cyclin-dependent protein serine/threonine kinase activity [Evidence IDA] [PMID 7973730]; GO_process: GO:0032878 - regulation of establishment or maintenance of cell polarity [Evidence IGI,IPI] [PMID 17853895]; GO_process: GO:0031106 - septin ring organization [Evidence IGI] [PMID 19458192]) yields the protein MTDKQALDVFIRQPVNQSMINYLASTTLTVIKCDPPTPTSMPISPPPSPGSGSNVPLPTLNSFITTLVQKSNVQTPTLMTTLVYLARLRQKLPSMAKGMACTCHRIFLACLIMAAKNLNDSSPKNKYWAKYTLGLFNIAEVNLMEKQLLYLLDWDLRVRSSDLYTHFAPFLRPIKDNLKQKMALQHAQQAAHHHVAHHHHHSHQSQMHVAPSYSPYYETPSNPYNNVSSSHHAYNTPPVSPYRRMPTSSSSSSVSSASSAAHMYQHHQSHAQYYQAVPPLSTSSSASSLSTTSSSYSAGSSSPSPILSMPSPTTMGVGYALSPSDYTRSLTASKKPAPRLGGSTKNRLRFWSRSNQGNDYYSYMDDSVRAV
- the MTG2 gene encoding putative GTPase MTG2 (Putative GTPase; member of the Obg family; peripheral protein of the mitochondrial inner membrane that associates with the large ribosomal subunit; required for mitochondrial translation, possibly via a role in ribosome assembly; GO_component: GO:0019898 - extrinsic component of membrane [Evidence IDA] [PMID 15591131]; GO_component: GO:0016020 - membrane [Evidence IEA]; GO_component: GO:0005743 - mitochondrial inner membrane [Evidence IEA,IEA]; GO_component: GO:0005743 - mitochondrial inner membrane [Evidence IDA] [PMID 15591131]; GO_component: GO:0005739 - mitochondrion [Evidence IEA]; GO_function: GO:0005525 - GTP binding [Evidence IEA,IEA]; GO_function: GO:0003924 - GTPase activity [Evidence IEA]; GO_function: GO:0003924 - GTPase activity [Evidence ISS] [PMID 15591131]; GO_function: GO:0000287 - magnesium ion binding [Evidence IEA]; GO_function: GO:0000166 - nucleotide binding [Evidence IEA]; GO_function: GO:0043022 - ribosome binding [Evidence IDA] [PMID 15591131]; GO_process: GO:0006184 - GTP catabolic process [Evidence IEA]; GO_process: GO:0002181 - cytoplasmic translation [Evidence IMP] [PMID 15591131]; GO_process: GO:0006412 - translation [Evidence IEA]); this encodes MFALPKSRYLYRYARQEFRSFTSTTPKYGIEDLVEQSTLYQDHWAPEEPELRKAQYKIPYSLDSYRHRHKQETNFADLRIIKLASGKGGDGKASFLREAGRAKGPPDGGDGGRGGSIYVQAVEGETSLHKLRNHYTAEPGKSGGSDQLSGKNGKNILIQVPIGTVIKWIPAPKLVKELHEVETAKRLAEREALGLTTITSKLPRQDLFVDVDMFEDYYSAERERFIQLHREHYADGEGWIFKEREDEYYESRDYFQKLNSKVKFFDLLTRRKELECDRIPVNGIDLDKAADPVRLLAGGSGGMGNMHFQTLEIRNPKFAKKARYGIEEYFLFELKLLADLGLVGLPNAGKSTLLRAISQARPRVGHWEFTTLNPTIGTISLGISKPSFTVADIPGIIQGASDNKGMGLDFLRHVERSGGLVFVVALDRPDPSADLEILLTEMGSKRLQNKSILVIATKADVPDSELRYSQLRDKVNTLSSHPLLQDSTPGTLDVQIVPCCAQKAQNIEAVIGLMGRAAGKL